The region atttgttcatgtaaaaatttgttaaaaaatataataatacatgTACAATCTTTTATACTTTCATAATAACTTGACAATCGTTGAAAAACTAATGATCTATTTATAAGTGTTTTAGTTCTGAGTATAAATAAGTCTTTTGtctttttattgtttaaataataattatttgatataaCATCTATTTGTAATTCgttatcataatatttttcgatttctataaaaatattgtttttttttaattcgaaatctatataatttattatatcattataattttctaaacatttactatatttctcatttttgtaatttattttcccTTCTTCATTTTTGCAAAGATATATATCTATTGCTTTATTACTTGCTTTTGCGATTTCGCTATTTTCATTGCTTAAGTTTAATTTGAGTTTTATCTCTTCTTCATTTtggcatatatttatgcattCATTTGGTTTCTTATCAATATCACTCTTGTTATTGCCACGATGGTCACAAAGTTTTGTCTGacttatttctttttcatttgtctcaaaatcttttttttctttatttaatttatatacagGATCATTATTAATGCTATGATCTGAATCCTCAACCACTTCAACTTTATTTGTCTctttgattatttttttttttacaaatatatcattttggCTATTTAAGGAATTTTCATCTTTCTGGTTAAAATCTTTTGTATTGCTAGCAACATCCACTTTTGTGGGTTCTCCTATTCTCTTTCCAAAGCTATAATTATCagtacatttttttatattattattttctagcttatttttcttcttttcattatcttctatttctttttttttaatatcatcTTGCCATTTATATAGATCCTCAAAATATTCTCTTATTTCTGctgaattatattttagcTGTTTTGCTATTTCAGCATGCGACATGCCCATTTTGTTTGAAATCTCTATTGagtattattactattacaattattatttattttgtgattttatttttaaaaattcaaatacttctaatattattttattcgttttctatttttaagCAAACACAATTTGAATCCTAGtaatacatacatacacaTACACAATTACACATTagtatgaatatattattttaagaTCCCTTTTGCATATTAAGCATTTGGGGGGCTagttaaatttatatttagaaACTTAAGCTACTTTTAAATGTCTATTCTTTTTCTCTgtatttgaaatatttttttttttaatcccAAGTATTACTATACCCCTGAAATGTGTActacttttttctttaaaacatttaatATGGTGCATAAGGTatagttatttttattaattatttagataaccgataatatataattttccaaTTCTACCTTTCATAATGTATGGAAATATTtcagttattttttttaaaagtctattttatcattactTCAGATtgcataattatatatactgaaacatttttataatgaagtcttaaatattgaaaaaaatttacaatccattatattttgtgcCCCACATGCAATAccctatatatatatatatatatgaaatttaGTAGAATATGTTTTCCTTTGTTTTCATTAGTCATGTTAAATCAcacattataatatttttaaagtaaTAAGTACTTTCTATAAAACAAGAATATATCGTTTCGTGCCATATTCTACATCTCTATGTATGAATTCGAcgttttaattaaaaacatttaaattttaaaataataaagacaGCTcgatgttttattttatatgcacatatatgTTAATATGATGAatcatatatgtatatatgcatgttcAAAcgattataaaataattaaatgatTTTACAAACCCAACACATATACAACATGCTTATATgcagaaaatgataaataaaaccaaattaatatatttaaatttaataaaaaaaaacatgagAAGaaagtattattataagaaatactttcattttgtatataaacaaaatataaaaactaataaacataattatatttgtaagAATGGCATAAGGAAAGAAGACAGTGTTAACCGCAAcaaatcaaaatttttcaGAGTGCTTTTTCAAGGGTCCCCAAAAAGGCTCTGGATTTTCGATGGTAAACAATTTAACATATGGttgttttttcataatatttgaaatatttatattatcaaaggaagaattttttttaaaaaaatcacaagttaataatttttccttcaatttttcatcttttataGTATGTATagagtatattttttttactatattagaattattattatctccATCTTGTTTTGATTCATTGCTTTGATCACCATCATTTACTTCGCCATTTGCCTTGTCTTGgatattatttgaattttttttactttttgaattaattttaaaaacaatagCCCTAAATACGTCCatgaaaatattgttaggggcatttgtttttatactATCTGGATCTCtatgaaaatatgaaacttcataattcaaatttaataatgcaTTAACAATTAATTTTCTGGAAAAAGagcaaattttaaaatttctaAATAAAGATTGTAAATTATAGTATAATGGAACATTTATCTCTTGTTTTAAACATCTTAAGTTTATTAATATTCTTTCTCTAGTTTTTATTGCACTTAAATTATGTTCATCCAAATTTtctaataatgatatacatgtgtttataaaatcatTGCTATGTAATTTCCCGATATATATAGGTCCCCCTATTAATATATCTCCTCCACATTCTTCGCATTTATGTGATACATTtaatttactatttttatatttatagccAATATGAAAATTGGTATCATTTCCATTTGGAATAGCTTCTGGTGTTTTATCATGTGAATTTTCCTCTGCTTCTTTTTCTGTATTTGCTACTTCATCATCATTTAATTGATTATcttttgtttcattttcataaatatttgtttggTTTTTATCCGtagaattattttctaaatttgTATCTTTAGaattttgttcttttttttttttattcatttttctcCTTTGTGAAAGAGAAACATTATTTGTTTCTGTAAAAttaatagttttttttgaagCAACAGGATTTATTTGAAAGCTTGAGCATTTTGTACATTGATAAACAATACCAGTATCAATACAAAGATCTTTTGTTTGAAGTGGATCATCTAAGACTTGTACAAGCATGCGAATATAAAAGTCGATATTTAATGAGCAAAAAGGAATAATAtgctttttatatttagatgctatattttttaatttataaaataatactcTTATACTAAATTCGgtattataatttacttttttattaaatatcatactattatatttataaaatgaaacatCAGGGAATTTGCCGTTTAATATTCTCATATCTGTATTTGTTATTATcatgaaaaaattacttCTTCCATATTTTATGCAACTTTCAAGATAACATATTGAAGAACCATAAGGATCTATATCTATAATATCAAATATGTACCTTTCTGCAAATTgcctttttttaatttcttcaTCAACTGACATTTCGCCTTGTTTCATTTCTGCATTGCTCTTGTCTTTCTCCTTTTCATcccaaatttttatatcagcATTTTTCGATAAATctttcatattttcattacatatattattcacatctttattttctttaattagGTCAATTTTTGTATTCATTTCACAATCGGTGGAAAAATCTGTTGAATCGCTATCATATCCATTTGAAATTATTTGTTCTTTTCCATTATcgtatgtatttttattacctTGATTATCTTTATCCTCTTCATGTgatttcatattattatattttgtaatgaattttaaaaaatttagagcttctttgaaatattcattataattatttgtattattgaTATATGTAAAACCTATGTCTAgccttttattatttctttttctcaTATAAGCATTGTCAATATTTAGTATATTCATAACAACATTAGCATCATTacataaaattgtatatttatcgttatctatattatttcttttaaaatttctttttatttgtttacatgcatatttatcaaTATCATTTGCAACTATGTGATTAATAGTTTCTTTAAGTTCCTTTGCATATCTTATACTTCTAATTCCACTAGCACTTAATAATTCGATAACATTAAAACCTctaaatattgttttttcattatccttatttttattttttaaatataattccaATGCTTTTATTAAAACTATACTCATATCTCTATTAAAAACTTGTGccttattataaaatatatgtttatttttattcttaattTTTACGCAACCTTCATATATgtgtttattattatcagctttcatatttttgtcattctcttctatattattatttatccCATTTTGTTTGGCATTTCCATGATGCTTTTTATTCGAATTTTCGGCTCTTACACAATTTCTTTTGTGACTATCATTCCGTGGCATCTCATCATCACCCCTTAccatatttctttttttaggaaaataattttatctaTTAAATATCTCTCTATATATTcacaaaatatttgtactaatatttttgtggGTGGGGAGGCTATATATACGCCTATGggtaattaataaattctCTAATGTAAATCGAAATAgcacatttattttattactacAAAATTGTGCAACATTAAACAGatgaataaaattgatACAGTTCCGCTAAAACACAAAAAACCTTGTAATTAACTTagcatataaaatgtatatatatatgcaccTGTATTCTGATATTATCACCTAAATATGTATTGCAAATTCGTAAACTCCTAAATCCACAACAGTCATATACACTATCTTATGTGAATTATGGTATTTTACATATGTagctataaaaatatgcaatataattatatgttaatatatttttattcgatgcgtttttttttcgttgtTTTTTTCAGCTTTATGTTACTTTTATCATTCTATAACtattcttattattttacgttgttatttttttattttattataaaattttttttttgttgtttCTGTTtcgtattatttttttgtattgctagttttattatatattttttttatgtcatTTTTCTGGCAAtcctttattattacatacattgtatttgttttagaattataaattatgatgTTTTTCTATTTATAAACATGGTCCTGtagttattttatttaaatatgatttttatataaatttttatcttgttttattttacaattttaacAATGGAACATTGTATGTATAcgtgcatatataattgctattataataacggtttattttatatgtaaatatttatagatttttttttattggtATTTTTCCAATATACTCTTATAATGTAAGTATGCATAATTAAATTCATACATATACGAATAAATATGGGTAGTAATATATGTGTTCCGTTTATATTCGCTTTATTTTATCCACAAGCATATTTTCTTAGCTTTATACgcacaaataaatatatatattatgggaaaaaaattaaaataataaaaaataacggTATTATTGTATAGGGGGGATTTCATATTTGaggaaaaaatttatagagtatttaatttttataatatacatatttgatATACCATAAGCTACTAGCTATATAAAGTGCCATtgcataataaataattttattcaacatgcaaataaatacagttcatattgtattttcgatatataaataattatataataatatatattagaatattattacttttggaaattattaataaagataaataaaattatttctattaatTTCTTAAATACAAAACACAGATTAAggtttgtattattataccACATATTTATGTGTTATAGAATAAAGGGGAAATTTTAATTGATAtccattatttattttttttgaaatttatgtattatccatatttaagaacaaaaaacggtaaaaaaataatttttttatgggATATGAtaagtttttaaaaaataaataagtatactattttttggTTGTAtcaataatacatataaacaGTTTACCactgaaaaaataatattctaCATTAATTTGGCGTCTTTACCATAAtacgtatatatatgtattattgtATGAAATACCTCTCAATATTTAAATCTCATAAGACgaaaatgtataataggaaaatatttcattagtATTGTATATGAATTGATGgaattcatattttaaaattaaaatcataaatcattgaatataataatataaataattgggcctatattatttttttctcacTCATACTATTTATCTcttctatatataatatttttatgattacACTTGtcgaaattatatatacacctTTTGGTACAATACCATACCAAGGTTATAAAAGGTAAAatcataaattaaaatatagtgtgaagtttttttttaacaaaataattaagcTGTCATCATAATGCCATGaaacttattttttgaaaggaaatttttatatcgtttgtataattatatataaggaTTGtccaaaaatatatatacatagaAATCCTTTAAATacaatgtatttttttattatatcctTTTCTCCCTTTTTGATACCAATTTAATGTATTATGCAttactttaaaaaattattatataatgtattttttgcgctttttaaaatattttgtgaCTAT is a window of Plasmodium vinckei vinckei genome assembly, chromosome: PVVCY_14 DNA encoding:
- a CDS encoding N2,N2-dimethylguanosine tRNA methyltransferase, putative; amino-acid sequence: MVRGDDEMPRNDSHKRNCVRAENSNKKHHGNAKQNGINNNIEENDKNMKADNNKHIYEGCVKIKNKNKHIFYNKAQVFNRDMSIVLIKALELYLKNKNKDNEKTIFRGFNVIELLSASGIRSIRYAKELKETINHIVANDIDKYACKQIKRNFKRNNIDNDKYTILCNDANVVMNILNIDNAYMRKRNNKRLDIGFTYINNTNNYNEYFKEALNFLKFITKYNNMKSHEEDKDNQGNKNTYDNGKEQIISNGYDSDSTDFSTDCEMNTKIDLIKENKDVNNICNENMKDLSKNADIKIWDEKEKDKSNAEMKQGEMSVDEEIKKRQFAERYIFDIIDIDPYGSSICYLESCIKYGRSNFFMIITNTDMRILNGKFPDVSFYKYNSMIFNKKVNYNTEFSIRVLFYKLKNIASKYKKHIIPFCSLNIDFYIRMLVQVLDDPLQTKDLCIDTGIVYQCTKCSSFQINPVASKKTINFTETNNVSLSQRRKMNKKKKEQNSKDTNLENNSTDKNQTNIYENETKDNQLNDDEVANTEKEAEENSHDKTPEAIPNGNDTNFHIGYKYKNSKLNVSHKCEECGGDILIGGPIYIGKLHSNDFINTCISLLENLDEHNLSAIKTRERILINLRCLKQEINVPLYYNLQSLFRNFKICSFSRKLIVNALLNLNYEVSYFHRDPDSIKTNAPNNIFMDVFRAIVFKINSKSKKNSNNIQDKANGEVNDGDQSNESKQDGDNNNSNIVKKIYSIHTIKDEKLKEKLLTCDFFKKNSSFDNINISNIMKKQPYVKLFTIENPEPFWGPLKKHSEKF